A window of the Lactuca sativa cultivar Salinas chromosome 5, Lsat_Salinas_v11, whole genome shotgun sequence genome harbors these coding sequences:
- the LOC111890715 gene encoding AMP deaminase — translation MDAYALHLAMAALFGASFVAVSAYYMQRKTLNQLLEFAKSVEREREDGTYDDDSPLHYRKYSSAEKHQQKRNRGGRKKGGNDGYHRRSSTSLPDVTAISGAGGAGDADIIPLGLPRLRTLPEENSAAGSTKKTGHLPRPTSPKSPIASASALESGEGSEEDADMTDNADLDTTYLHTNGNAAHGSLPEHNNANGEQLPIVASTMIRSHSVSGDLHGVQPDPVAADILRKEPEHETFVRLRISPSETPSSDEAEVYRALQGCLEMRKSYVFRESIAPWEKQVISDPSTPKRNPNPFEYTPETKSDHYFQMEDGVVHVYADKDSKEKLFPVADATTFFTDLHHILKILAAGNARTVCHHRLGLLEQKFNLHLMLNADKEFLAQKSAPHRDFYNVRKVDTHVHHSACMNQKHLLRFIKSKLRKEPDEVVIFRDGTYLTLKEVFESLDLTGYDLNVDLLDVHADKSTFHRFDKFNLKYNPCGQSRLREIFLKQDNLIQGRFLAEVTSQVFADLEASKYQMAEYRISIYGRKQSEWDNLASWIVNNELYSENVVWLIQLPRLYNIYKEMGIVTSFQTILDNVFLPLFEVTIDPDSHPQLHVFLKQVVGLDLVDDESKPERRPTKHMPTPSQWTNIFNPAFSYYVYYCYANLYTLNKLRESKGMTTIRFRPHCGEAGDIDHLAASFLTTHNIAHGINLRKSPVLQYLYYLAQIGLAMSPLSNNSLFLDYHRNPFPMFFLRGLNVSLSTDDPLQIHLTKEPLVEEYSIAASVWKLSSCDLCEIARNSVYQSGFSHVLKSHWIGQEYYKRGPDGNDIHKTNVPHIRLEFRDVIWREEMQQVYLGKANFPAYIET, via the exons ATGGATGCTTATGCGTTGCATCTAGCTATGGCGGCACTATTCGGAGCCTCATTCGTCGCCGTTTCGGCATACTACATGCAGcggaaaaccctaaatcaattACTGGAGTTTGCAAAATCtgttgagagggagagagaagACGGGACTTATGATGACGATTCGCCTTTGCATTACAGGAAGTATAGTAGTGCTGAGAAGCATCAGCAGAAGCGAAACCGGGGAGGACGGAAGAAGGGAGGAAATGATGGATATCACCGGCGGTCTTCAACTTCCTTGCCTGACGTCACTGCGATTTCAGGTGCCGGTGGTGCTGGCGATGCGGATATTATTCCACTTGGGTTGCCTAGACTCCGTACTCTTCCTGAAG AGAACTCAGCCGCTGGGTCAACCAAGAAAACAGGGCATCTACCTAGACCGACGTCTCCAAAGTCTCCAATTGCAAGTGCAAGTGCTCTTGAAAGTGGCGAAGGCTCTGAAGAAGATGCTGATATGACTGACAATGCTGATCTGGATACAACATACCTTCATACTAATGGAAATGCT GCTCATGGGAGTTTACCAGAACACAATAATGCAAATGGTGAGCAATTACCCATAGTTGCATCCACCATGATCCGCTCACATAGTGTATCTGGAGACCTGCATGGTGTTCAACCAGATCCTGTAGCTGCTGATATTCTTAGAAAAGAACCAGAGCACGAAACCTTTGTAAGGCTGCGAATCTCCCCATCTG AGACACCATCTTCTGATGAAGCAGAGGTTTACAGAGCATTACAAGGTTGTCTTGAAATGCGAAAGAGCTATGTGTTTAGAGAGAGCATTGCTCCATGGGAGAAACAAGTTATATCTGATCCTAGTACTCCAAAGCGTAATCCAAATCCTTTCGAGTATACCCCTGAGACAAAATCTGAT cattattttcaAATGGAAGATGGCGTGGTTCATGTTTATGCAGATAAAGATT CAAAAGAGAAGCTTTTTCCAGTTGCTGATGCAACAACATTTTTCACTGACCTTCATCATATCCTTAAGATATTAGCAGCTGGGAATGCACGAACAGTATGTCATCATCGCCTTGGTCTTCTAGAACAG AAATTCAACCTTCATTTGATGCTAAATGCTGATAAAGAATTCCTAGCTCAGAAAAGTGCACCACATCGCGACTTTTATAATGTACGTAAAGTTGACACTCATGTTCATCACTCTGCATGCATGAATCAAAAGCATCTGTTGAGATTCATAAAGTCCAAGTTAAGAAAGGAACCAGATGAG GTTGTAATATTTCGTGATGGGACATATCTGACCTTAAAAGAGGTTTTTGAGAGCTTGGATTTAACTGG ATATGACCTGAATGTTGATCTATTAGATGTGCATGCAGACAAGAGCACATTCCATCGTTTTGATAAATTCAATCTGAAATACAACCCCTGTGGTCAAAGTAGGCTTCGGGAGATTTTCTTGAAACAGGACAATCTAATTCAGG GTCGTTTCCTTGCTGAGGTAACAAGCCAAGTGTTTGCAGATCTTGAAGCTAGTAAATATCAA ATGGCTGAATACAGAATATCAATATATGGAAGAAAGCAAAGTGAGTGGGACAATTTGGCGAGTTGGATTGTAAACAATGAGTTATACAGTGAGAATGTTGTCTGGTTGATTCAG CTACCCCGGCTTTACAACATATACAAAGAAATGGGTATTGTGACATCATTTCAGACAATTCTGGATAATGTCTTCCTTCCACTCTTTGAGGTTACAATCGATCCAGATTCACATCCCCAGTTGCATGTTTTCTTGAAACAG GTGGTGGGATTGGATTTGGTGGATGATGAGAGCAAGCCTGAAAGACGCCCTACAAAACACATGCCAACACCTTCCCAATGGACAAACATCTTCAATCCTGCATTCTCATACTATGTCTATTATTGTTATGCCAATCTTTATACCCTAAATAAGCTTCGCGAATCAAAGGGCATGACAACTATTAGATTCCGTCCTCATTGCGGGGAG GCGGGTGACATTGACCACCTAGCTGCCTCATTTCTTACAACTCACAACATTGCACATGGAATTAATCTCAGAAAATCTCCTGTCCTTCAATATCTATACTACCTTGCTCAG ATTGGGCTTGCAATGTCTCCTTTAAGCAACAACTCGTTATTTCTGGATTACCATCGGAATCCTTTTCCGATGTTTTTTCTCAGAGGGCTTAATGTTTCCCTATCTACTGATGACCCCTTACAAATCCATCTCACAAAGGAGCCCTTGGTGGAGGAATACAGTATTGCTGCTTCT GTCTGGAAGTTGAGTTCATGTGATCTTTGTGAGATAGCACGTAATTCCGTTTACCAATCAGGTTTCTCCCATGTTCTCAAG tcTCATTGGATTGGGCAAGAGTACTACAAGAGAGGGCCAGATGGAAATGATATTCACAAGACGAATGTACCACACATCCGACTTGAATTCCGAGATGTG ATATGGAGAGAGGAGATGCAACAGGTATATTTGGGGAAGGCCAATTTCCCTGCATACATTGAGACCTAA
- the LOC111890716 gene encoding protein trichome birefringence-like 3, whose protein sequence is MGVITKSPRGNLSFSIVVVLVFSFTFIVLLYTERINLLSSTTVFNSKSCVKRGYSKSTKNLIQDERNATEENRLKSILDDRFIFEAGECNTARGKWVYNQSFEPLYTDLSCPYLDRQVSCVKNGKPDSDYRRWEWQLDGCVLPRFDAKLALEKIRGKRVMFVGDSLQRGQWQSFVCLVEFLIPKDQKSMRRGRVHSVFTIKDHNATIEFYWAPYLIDSNTDVQIIGDPKKRILRVDSIEKHAKHWIGVDVLVYNTYVWWMTGTKIKSLWGSFANGEDGYEELDASVSYRIALKTWANWIDSNIDQNKTRVFFTTMSPTHQRSADWNNKGGMKCYNETKPIMKKGHWGTGSDKRIMSVVRSVIGKMKVPVTVVNITQLSEYRVDAHSSVYTEMLGRLLTDEQKADPMKFADCIHWCLPGVPDTWNQIFLASL, encoded by the exons ATGGGTGTGATCACAAAATCACCTCGTGGGAATCTCTCTTTTTCTATCGTTGTTGTTTTGGTCTTTTCATTCACCTTCATCGTTCTATTGTATACCGAAAGAATCAACTTGCTCTCGTCCACCACCGTTTTCAACTCCAAATCTTGTGTGAAAAGGGGTTATTCCAAATCTACAAAGAATTTAATACAAG ATGAAAGAAACGCTACGGAGGAGAATAGACTCAAGTCCATTCTCGATGATCGATTCATCTTTGAGGCAGGTGAATGCAACACTGCAAGAGGGAAATGGGTCTACAACCAGTCGTTTGAACCCTTGTACACAGATCTTTCTTGTCCGTATCTCGATAGGCAAGTGTCTTGTGTTAAGAATGGAAAGCCTGATTCTGATTATCGACGATGGGAATGGCAACTCGATGGTTGTGTCCTTCCAAG GTTTGATGCAAAATTAGCACTTGAGAAGATAAGGGGGAAGAGGGTGATGTTTGTAGGAGATTCGTTACAAAGAGGACAATGGCAATCTTTTGTTTGTTTGGTGGAGTTTCTTATACCGAAAGATCAGAAATCAATGCGAAGAGGCCGTGTTCATTCAGTTTTCACAATAAAG GATCACAATGCTACTATTGAATTCTATTGGGCACCATACCTGATAGACTCGAATACAGATGTACAAATAATAGGAGACCCGAAGAAGAGAATACTTAGGGTGGATTCCATTGAGAAACATGCTAAACATTGGATTGGCGTTGATGTTCTTGTGTACAATACTTATGTTTGGTGGATGACTGGTACCAAGATCAAATCCTT ATGGGGTTCGTTTGCAAATGGGGAAGATGGATACGAAGAATTAGATGCATCGGTTTCCTATAGAATAGCTTTGAAGACATGGGCAAATTGGATTGATTCGAACATCGATCAGAACAAAACCCGTGTTTTTTTCACCACCATGTCCCCAACTCATCAAAG GAGTGCGGATTGGAATAACAAGGGAGGGATGAAATGCTACAATGAAACGAAACCCATAATGAAAAAAGGACATTGGGGAACGGGATCTGATAAAAGAATCATGAGTGTGGTACGTAGCGTGATTGGAAAAATGAAAGTTCCAGTTACTGTGGTCAACATAACACAGTTATCAGAATATAGAGTGGATGCCCATTCGTCTGTATACACGGAAATGCTAGGTAGATTGTTGACTGATGAGCAAAAAGCTGATCCAATGAAATTTGCGGATTGCATACACTGGTGTTTGCCAGGAGTTCCAGATACCTGGAATCAAATATTTCTTGCGTCTTTGTAG